From Leptospira fainei serovar Hurstbridge str. BUT 6, the proteins below share one genomic window:
- a CDS encoding SpoIIE family protein phosphatase, with translation MSSEPSKDPTTAKAAFRSASRKDVIRILERITDAFLSLDQELRIIYANFEAERLLDVIRENLVGKRIAEILPQFSDTLLFPTIIDCKRSGLPKDLELLDATDGTWYEVRIFPSIEDLAVYFRDVTSRKSGEVKLRESEERLSELVRTSLEPILSLNAAMEIVLMNPAAEELFSYSSWEVMNRHIKFLLPERHKKWGGPVLKRLAEIPEKGVFGPFRGRRKDGSEPLLEAAISRMKTSSGEGFTIIVRNITERIRTGRKLRSTVEELRQVDRERNHLLHNLEAQVRARSKELSRFYTAMKEELNLAKRVQNSLLPPIDASIVGASTFVTYLPVMDVGGDWYDVFEVRPGVLRILLADATGHGVQAALVTMTIKGVYEPIKYTANSPKELLAGINFDYCRNFKSLQMYFSCFILDIDTQKNEFKFASAGHPALFWKSKDKIELLERTGSLVGLNTDMVFTEEDRTYQPGDSILMITDGIFEEFDSHQNPFGEERIELIYKTSGLEGKSLHDRLIKDMKAHLGNKDPQDDITLISITLS, from the coding sequence ATGTCTTCCGAACCCAGTAAAGATCCGACGACTGCTAAAGCGGCGTTTCGTTCCGCGTCCAGAAAGGACGTAATTCGTATTCTTGAGCGGATTACCGATGCGTTTCTCTCCTTGGATCAGGAACTCAGGATAATCTACGCGAATTTCGAAGCTGAACGACTCTTGGATGTAATCCGAGAAAATCTAGTCGGTAAGCGAATCGCCGAAATTTTACCCCAGTTTTCCGACACATTATTATTTCCTACGATTATCGACTGTAAGAGATCCGGATTACCGAAGGATTTGGAATTATTGGATGCCACCGATGGGACTTGGTACGAGGTTCGGATCTTCCCGTCCATCGAAGACCTTGCAGTTTATTTTAGGGACGTCACATCTAGAAAATCAGGCGAAGTCAAATTGAGAGAATCGGAGGAAAGGCTTTCCGAGCTCGTTCGTACTTCGTTGGAACCGATCCTTTCGCTTAACGCTGCAATGGAAATCGTCCTTATGAATCCTGCAGCGGAGGAATTATTCTCCTACAGCAGTTGGGAAGTGATGAACCGACACATCAAATTTCTGCTGCCGGAAAGACATAAAAAATGGGGTGGGCCTGTATTGAAGAGATTAGCCGAGATTCCCGAAAAAGGAGTTTTCGGTCCTTTCAGAGGCAGGCGGAAGGACGGCAGCGAGCCTCTCTTGGAAGCGGCGATTTCTCGGATGAAAACTTCCTCGGGAGAAGGTTTTACCATAATCGTGCGAAATATTACCGAAAGAATTCGAACCGGACGCAAACTCCGAAGCACGGTAGAAGAATTAAGACAGGTCGATAGGGAGCGCAATCATCTTCTTCATAACCTCGAGGCTCAGGTTCGGGCTAGATCAAAAGAACTCTCTCGATTTTATACGGCGATGAAGGAGGAATTAAATCTTGCGAAGCGGGTTCAAAATAGCCTTCTTCCTCCGATTGACGCATCGATTGTAGGAGCTTCTACGTTTGTGACCTATTTACCGGTCATGGACGTGGGAGGCGATTGGTATGACGTATTCGAAGTCCGGCCAGGCGTACTAAGAATTCTTCTAGCGGACGCTACAGGGCATGGAGTACAGGCGGCGCTTGTGACTATGACCATTAAAGGCGTGTATGAACCGATCAAATATACAGCGAATTCTCCAAAGGAATTACTTGCCGGGATCAACTTCGATTACTGTAGAAATTTCAAAAGTCTACAAATGTATTTTTCCTGCTTTATCTTGGATATCGATACCCAGAAAAATGAATTTAAATTCGCCTCGGCGGGGCACCCTGCGTTGTTTTGGAAATCCAAGGATAAAATCGAGTTGCTGGAACGTACAGGATCTCTCGTCGGTCTCAATACCGATATGGTTTTTACGGAGGAAGATCGTACGTATCAGCCGGGCGATTCTATCCTGATGATTACCGACGGAATTTTCGAAGAGTTTGATTCCCATCAGAATCCATTCGGAGAAGAACGGATCGAACTTATTTACAAGACTTCCGGTTTGGAAGGAAAATCATTGCACGATCGACTCATAAAAGACATGAAAGCTCATCTTGGAAATAAGGATCCTCAGGACGATATAACTTTGATTTCCATTACTCTTTCATAA
- the pgsB gene encoding poly-gamma-glutamate synthase PgsB, which translates to MIEIFVLSFLLSVLFFYGCWEYRSHRQILKKIPIRIHVNGTRGKSSVTRLIAAGLREAGIRTVAKTTGTLPKVVFPDGSEKSVYRVGRANILEQLKILKLAAEQSAEAVVLECMALLPQNQWVSENKLVRATHTVITNIGEDHLEIMGPEKEDVALALGATIPPNQKLFTSEGEFLPIIENICLDRDTELITSVPNEIESVTEEDLRGFSYYEHRENVNLALRVCDSIGVDRQIALNGMQKAIPDLGATAAYRMDFFGRSIYFVNGFAANDPASTRRVWRMASSAFPEVQSKIAIVNCRPDRPDRSLQLGNEVGSWRENSPEAYLIVGTGTHIFAKGALDTGVPASKLHFAEDMSDIEIFEMALALGSKTTLFVGIGNIGGLGLSLVRTFKNRSEPIGLR; encoded by the coding sequence GTGATTGAAATCTTCGTGCTATCCTTCCTTCTATCAGTTTTATTCTTTTACGGTTGTTGGGAATACCGCAGCCATAGACAAATTCTAAAAAAAATTCCGATTCGCATTCATGTTAACGGAACGAGAGGAAAAAGTTCGGTGACTCGATTGATCGCCGCCGGATTGAGGGAGGCGGGCATCAGAACCGTAGCAAAAACGACAGGAACACTCCCGAAAGTCGTATTTCCGGACGGCAGCGAGAAGTCGGTATATCGCGTCGGCAGAGCTAATATACTAGAACAGCTTAAGATACTGAAACTTGCGGCTGAACAATCCGCCGAGGCCGTCGTTTTGGAATGTATGGCGTTACTTCCGCAGAATCAATGGGTCTCGGAGAATAAGCTCGTTCGGGCAACACATACGGTTATCACGAATATCGGAGAGGACCATTTGGAAATCATGGGACCCGAAAAGGAAGACGTTGCTCTCGCGTTAGGCGCAACCATTCCGCCCAATCAGAAACTATTCACGTCGGAAGGGGAATTTTTGCCCATAATAGAAAATATATGCTTGGATCGGGATACAGAATTAATCACCTCCGTTCCAAATGAAATCGAATCGGTTACGGAGGAGGACTTGCGCGGATTCTCCTATTACGAGCATCGGGAAAACGTGAATTTAGCTCTCCGAGTATGCGATTCCATAGGAGTAGACCGACAAATAGCGCTTAATGGTATGCAGAAAGCGATTCCCGATCTAGGCGCAACGGCCGCTTACAGGATGGATTTTTTCGGCAGGTCGATCTATTTTGTAAACGGTTTTGCCGCAAATGATCCCGCTTCTACCAGGCGAGTCTGGAGGATGGCAAGTTCCGCTTTTCCGGAAGTTCAAAGTAAGATTGCAATCGTGAATTGCAGGCCCGATCGTCCGGATCGATCTTTGCAGCTCGGAAACGAAGTCGGCTCATGGCGGGAAAATTCACCCGAAGCTTATCTCATTGTCGGAACAGGGACTCATATTTTTGCAAAGGGCGCTCTTGATACAGGAGTTCCCGCTTCAAAATTGCATTTTGCGGAAGACATGTCCGATATCGAAATTTTTGAAATGGCCTTAGCGCTGGGTAGCAAAACGACATTATTCGTAGGTATCGGAAATATCGGAGGGTTGGGACTTTCTTTGGTTCGGACTTTTAAAAACCGCAGCGAACCGATAGGATTGAGATAA
- the pgsC gene encoding poly-gamma-glutamate biosynthesis protein PgsC, translating into MDLLTLAIGIGLFVSLAFAEFFGIAAGGLVVPGYIALQLHHPLDILITIGLGALTFGIGKLVSGVTILYGKRKTAFLLLTGFVLGALFQEFLRRNHFAGVSITPLHFTDEAKVVGHIIPGLIALWMDRQGVWETISVLLTGAVIVRLILILILGGEFQP; encoded by the coding sequence ATGGATTTATTAACATTAGCAATCGGGATCGGCTTGTTTGTCAGCCTCGCGTTCGCCGAGTTCTTCGGAATTGCTGCAGGCGGATTAGTAGTCCCGGGTTATATCGCTCTACAATTGCATCATCCTTTGGATATTCTCATAACGATCGGATTAGGCGCATTAACGTTCGGGATCGGTAAACTCGTTTCCGGAGTTACGATTCTTTATGGAAAACGTAAAACCGCGTTTTTGCTTCTTACGGGGTTTGTTTTAGGCGCATTGTTCCAGGAGTTTCTTCGCCGTAATCATTTTGCCGGAGTTTCGATTACTCCCTTGCATTTTACCGATGAAGCAAAGGTGGTAGGGCATATTATCCCGGGACTAATCGCACTTTGGATGGATCGGCAAGGAGTCTGGGAAACTATCTCCGTACTTCTGACCGGTGCGGTAATCGTACGATTGATACTGATTTTAATTCTGGGTGGAGAATTTCAACCGTGA
- the pgsW gene encoding poly-gamma-glutamate system protein gives MKKIYWRPTSASLKTYLLIAGISVFGLFLVETFKIQQRQPYYAQKMEASRTADEAFTLIRNMRIEKGRILDPEFDPARSGLIGSFLTPVTSNTGIITAKQTSVNPNFAGLLVDLLKKAGVEDGGTVAVGLSGSFPALNVCVYAAAKSLNLKLVSISSLSSSQWGANDPEFLWPDMEQELFKEKVFPYRSIALSYGGLEDRALGISPEGKRLLDESVRRNSLPLLSGDSFTTSLDERMRRFKNGAKGESFQAYINVGGGTISVGTKAGKLSFKPGLNKTLPPGAAKIDSVMTRFLIEDVPVIHLTEIEELAKKYGFPLRPKTRPVVGEGEIFSKEEYNRWFAGIVLAAILALTYFLFQTKGRIIADIDSGLPF, from the coding sequence GTGAAGAAAATCTATTGGCGACCCACTTCCGCTTCATTGAAAACTTATCTATTAATCGCAGGAATCTCGGTCTTCGGATTATTTTTAGTGGAAACATTTAAGATCCAGCAAAGACAACCGTACTACGCACAGAAAATGGAGGCGTCTAGAACGGCGGATGAAGCGTTTACTCTGATTCGCAATATGAGAATCGAAAAGGGGAGAATTCTAGATCCTGAATTCGATCCGGCTCGTTCGGGTTTGATCGGATCTTTTTTGACGCCCGTTACGAGTAATACTGGAATCATTACCGCTAAACAAACTTCGGTGAATCCGAATTTTGCGGGATTGCTGGTGGATCTCTTAAAAAAGGCTGGCGTAGAAGACGGAGGAACGGTTGCGGTCGGTCTATCCGGCTCCTTTCCCGCGCTGAATGTTTGCGTCTATGCCGCTGCAAAGTCCTTGAATTTAAAGCTTGTTTCGATTTCCAGCTTGTCCTCCTCGCAATGGGGAGCAAACGATCCGGAATTTCTTTGGCCGGATATGGAACAGGAATTGTTCAAGGAAAAAGTCTTTCCATATCGCTCTATAGCGTTGAGCTACGGAGGGCTGGAAGATCGAGCCCTGGGAATTTCGCCTGAAGGTAAACGTCTATTGGACGAATCGGTTAGGCGTAATTCTCTCCCCCTCCTAAGCGGAGATTCTTTTACCACTAGTCTTGACGAGAGAATGCGTCGATTTAAGAACGGGGCAAAGGGAGAGTCGTTTCAGGCTTATATCAACGTAGGCGGCGGAACGATCTCGGTTGGAACGAAAGCAGGTAAGCTGAGTTTTAAGCCGGGGCTCAACAAAACGCTCCCTCCGGGCGCTGCTAAAATCGATTCGGTAATGACTCGATTCCTAATAGAGGATGTGCCTGTCATTCATTTGACCGAGATCGAAGAACTTGCCAAAAAATACGGATTTCCGTTGCGTCCCAAAACCAGGCCTGTAGTAGGAGAAGGAGAGATTTTCTCCAAAGAGGAATACAATCGGTGGTTTGCGGGGATCGTTCTCGCGGCGATACTTGCCCTAACGTATTTTCTGTTTCAGACAAAGGGAAGAATCATCGCCGACATCGATTCAGGATTGCCGTTTTAA
- a CDS encoding alpha/beta fold hydrolase, translated as MSQSHREPKFALLPSGIRLAYDKFPGKHKIPLFCIHGLTGNLRNFEPIAHTLSKKGITVITYDLRGRGHSDKPEGEYSARIHARDLKDLAQVLGYKRIAVLSHSLGCWVALRLAELSPQLLEKVILVDGGGALSPRRKFSNLLMIRSSLARLGRVVPSKEIYLAEAKKSPILSAWNEDIRNFLQYELEPIGTLSKYLGPREESGPFGPVQCSLPPRVAESELQSMGGSIHPIGIFRRFLKNPISSLRILKENNILPYSALTCPVLVVRAGKPNFKPGDELLPDSAVEKMRREMRDFRLLEVPDKNHYEVVLLEDKLRDKEIYDFLIR; from the coding sequence ATGTCACAGTCACATAGGGAACCCAAGTTCGCCCTACTTCCTTCCGGAATCCGTTTAGCTTATGATAAGTTTCCGGGAAAACATAAGATTCCTCTCTTCTGTATTCACGGTCTTACCGGTAATTTACGAAATTTTGAACCGATCGCGCACACCCTTTCCAAGAAAGGAATTACTGTCATCACTTACGATTTGCGCGGAAGAGGTCATTCGGATAAACCCGAAGGAGAATATTCGGCAAGGATACACGCCCGGGACTTGAAAGATCTTGCCCAGGTATTGGGATACAAACGCATTGCAGTATTGTCCCACTCGTTGGGTTGCTGGGTCGCATTACGACTGGCGGAGCTCTCGCCTCAGCTCTTGGAAAAGGTCATATTAGTCGACGGAGGCGGCGCATTATCGCCGCGACGAAAGTTTTCTAATCTTTTAATGATCCGTTCCTCTTTGGCCCGCCTCGGCAGGGTGGTTCCTAGCAAAGAAATATATCTTGCCGAAGCGAAAAAATCGCCTATTCTCTCGGCTTGGAACGAGGATATTCGAAATTTCCTGCAATACGAACTCGAACCGATCGGAACGCTTTCCAAATATCTTGGTCCAAGAGAGGAATCGGGACCGTTCGGTCCCGTGCAATGTTCTCTTCCTCCTAGAGTGGCGGAATCCGAACTGCAAAGTATGGGCGGTTCCATACACCCGATCGGGATTTTTCGTAGATTTTTGAAAAACCCGATTTCAAGCCTCAGAATATTAAAAGAAAATAATATACTCCCCTATTCGGCGTTGACTTGTCCGGTATTGGTTGTTCGGGCCGGAAAGCCGAATTTCAAACCCGGAGACGAATTGCTTCCGGACAGCGCAGTTGAAAAAATGAGGAGAGAAATGCGGGATTTTAGGTTACTGGAAGTTCCGGATAAAAATCATTACGAAGTAGTTCTGCTCGAGGATAAATTAAGGGACAAAGAAATTTACGATTTCTTAATCCGTTAA
- a CDS encoding DUF445 domain-containing protein, protein MDLTFFSQNKELIGIIMMPFTYGFVGWFTNVVALKMTFYPLEFVGIPPYLGWQGIVPKKSQKLALKSVNIMTERLIKVEDFFSKVDPEQLEKEFQPVLDGLVPSATKEIIHHINPDMRKHLENGHEEEIIRAVQEKCAHTVRNIMVQVKENVSSVFNFRSLVLRKLTGPNVKRIVDIFEEVGSKEFTFIERCGWYLGGALGILQAVLWEFFPVWWTLPIQGVIVGYITNWVALTMIFRPLYEKRFGPIKYRGLFLARQEEVSRKYSNVFATQVLTARNVLEEILYKRAARTLVETIQEETVTAANNLHLNGNLDSENGKGEDSDFETTKKEVIRNVSDTLANSSSKLESYMGRAMSIENNMFKRMKDLPPEEFEPILRSAFQEDEYVLILIGSVLGAIVGLFQGLYMLFVA, encoded by the coding sequence ATGGACTTAACCTTCTTCAGTCAAAATAAAGAGCTAATCGGTATTATCATGATGCCATTCACCTACGGATTCGTGGGTTGGTTTACCAACGTAGTCGCACTGAAGATGACCTTTTATCCGTTAGAATTCGTCGGAATCCCGCCATATCTAGGGTGGCAAGGAATCGTTCCGAAGAAATCCCAAAAGCTGGCATTAAAATCCGTGAATATTATGACGGAAAGATTGATCAAAGTAGAGGATTTTTTTTCCAAAGTCGATCCCGAACAACTGGAAAAGGAATTTCAACCCGTTCTGGACGGATTGGTTCCTTCTGCGACAAAGGAAATCATACATCATATCAATCCCGATATGCGTAAGCATTTGGAGAACGGACACGAAGAGGAAATCATAAGGGCCGTTCAGGAAAAATGCGCACATACGGTTCGGAATATTATGGTCCAGGTTAAGGAAAACGTCTCCTCCGTTTTTAATTTCCGTTCCCTGGTTCTTCGAAAGCTCACCGGTCCGAATGTAAAAAGGATCGTGGATATCTTTGAAGAAGTAGGTTCGAAAGAATTTACGTTCATCGAAAGATGCGGTTGGTATCTGGGTGGAGCCTTAGGAATCCTTCAGGCCGTTCTTTGGGAATTCTTCCCCGTTTGGTGGACTCTCCCGATCCAAGGGGTTATTGTAGGATATATTACGAACTGGGTTGCATTGACCATGATTTTTCGGCCTTTGTACGAGAAACGATTCGGTCCGATTAAATACCGAGGTCTATTCCTAGCTCGGCAGGAAGAAGTATCTCGAAAGTATTCGAACGTGTTCGCAACGCAGGTATTGACTGCGAGAAACGTTCTGGAGGAAATTCTCTACAAGCGGGCTGCAAGAACTTTAGTAGAAACTATCCAAGAGGAAACGGTAACCGCAGCAAACAATTTGCATTTAAACGGAAATTTGGATTCGGAGAACGGTAAAGGAGAAGACTCCGATTTTGAAACCACGAAGAAAGAAGTGATCCGTAACGTGAGTGATACTCTCGCGAATAGTTCCAGCAAATTGGAAAGTTATATGGGACGGGCTATGAGTATCGAGAATAATATGTTCAAGAGAATGAAAGATCTCCCTCCTGAAGAGTTCGAACCTATTCTCCGCTCGGCATTCCAGGAAGACGAATACGTATTGATTCTGATCGGTTCCGTGTTAGGCGCAATCGTAGGTCTTTTCCAGGGGCTTTATATGCTTTTCGTAGCTTAA
- a CDS encoding sensor histidine kinase, with protein sequence MNQWIILHTPEGAILAMNLPEDRWKGKKIGDLLNDTQAVQGQSGMATLSWKPEFVSVSSTGSDVLANWKRIQDQYWLELTPDDSGAAAENFLKDLFSNDFPFRQVFETNQAIKWILDPDTGAIVYANEAASLFYGYSREELLNLKITDINILSEELVYEAVHSAALESRHYSLFKHRLKNGEIREMEVYTGPIRLNDKVLVFSILHDVTDRVEAVTKLEENEKKYRSIVENASDAIVITDRDAKLLEVNRRFEELLNYSKEELLSFTLETVLDSESWQETLKEMPNLIVGKPVTLQRKFKSKQGSLIDCEINAVLLDSDKAMGIVRDVTERNRITKELEKSLGEKQVLLQEIHHRVKNNLQVIASLLGLQYENYEDPTLRSALLESESRVKSMALVHSELYRSDNFTDVDLNNYFSSLSFTLIRMYEASQRIAFDLEILPSKVTVEKAIPLGLILNELLTNSVKYGFPGDRTGKIRIRLESDERGLVLKYDDNGVCYDRSFPEKSGSIGLQLIDILTRQLRAKSDFKTDNGIEFTLRIPE encoded by the coding sequence ATGAATCAATGGATTATTCTACACACTCCCGAAGGCGCAATTCTTGCGATGAATCTGCCTGAAGACAGATGGAAAGGAAAAAAGATCGGAGATTTATTAAACGACACTCAAGCCGTTCAGGGCCAATCCGGAATGGCCACTTTAAGTTGGAAACCCGAGTTTGTTTCAGTTTCTTCCACTGGATCGGATGTGCTCGCAAATTGGAAAAGAATACAGGATCAATATTGGCTGGAGCTTACTCCGGACGATTCGGGAGCAGCTGCGGAAAATTTCCTAAAGGATTTGTTTTCCAACGATTTTCCGTTTCGTCAAGTGTTCGAAACGAACCAAGCCATCAAATGGATCTTGGATCCTGATACGGGCGCCATCGTTTATGCGAACGAAGCCGCGAGTCTTTTCTACGGGTATTCCAGAGAAGAGCTCTTGAATCTGAAGATTACCGATATTAATATTCTATCCGAGGAGTTGGTTTACGAGGCGGTGCATAGCGCCGCATTGGAATCCCGCCACTATTCCTTATTCAAGCATCGATTGAAAAATGGCGAGATCCGTGAAATGGAGGTGTATACCGGCCCGATCCGATTGAACGACAAAGTATTGGTCTTTTCGATTCTTCATGATGTCACCGACCGAGTAGAGGCGGTGACAAAACTGGAGGAGAACGAGAAGAAATATCGATCCATCGTCGAGAATGCGTCCGACGCGATCGTAATCACCGACAGAGACGCTAAATTACTGGAAGTAAACCGTCGTTTTGAAGAGCTGCTGAATTATTCGAAGGAAGAGCTTCTTTCCTTCACGTTAGAGACGGTGTTGGATTCGGAGAGTTGGCAGGAAACGTTGAAGGAGATGCCTAATTTGATCGTAGGCAAGCCGGTCACATTACAAAGAAAGTTCAAATCCAAACAGGGAAGTCTTATTGATTGCGAAATCAATGCCGTCTTATTGGATTCGGACAAAGCCATGGGAATCGTTCGAGACGTTACGGAACGAAATCGGATCACGAAGGAGTTGGAAAAATCACTGGGAGAAAAACAGGTCTTGCTCCAAGAAATTCACCACCGTGTGAAAAACAATCTGCAAGTCATTGCAAGTCTACTCGGTCTACAGTATGAAAATTACGAGGATCCGACATTAAGGAGCGCATTGTTGGAAAGTGAAAGCCGAGTCAAGTCTATGGCGCTGGTGCACTCCGAACTATACCGATCCGATAATTTTACGGACGTCGATTTAAATAATTACTTCAGCTCCTTATCCTTTACTTTAATTCGGATGTACGAGGCGTCGCAGAGAATCGCATTCGATCTGGAGATTCTACCTTCGAAGGTAACGGTTGAAAAGGCGATACCGTTAGGTTTGATCCTAAATGAGCTTTTAACAAATTCCGTTAAATATGGATTTCCCGGAGATCGCACCGGAAAAATCAGGATTCGACTCGAATCGGATGAACGCGGATTAGTGTTAAAGTACGATGATAACGGAGTTTGCTACGATCGGAGCTTCCCGGAAAAATCGGGTTCGATCGGTCTGCAATTAATCGATATCTTGACTAGACAATTGCGCGCAAAGTCGGACTTTAAAACCGACAACGGGATTGAGTTCACGCTCCGAATCCCTGAATGA
- a CDS encoding cyclic nucleotide-binding domain-containing protein, producing the protein MQHSIEEILQGIYLFSSFSKDDLSKLAEKTKYKVLEQGESVYQEGNEAKAFYVVMYGTLKILTSTEKGTDVNVTTIATGDHFGEFPFLDQGKRAGTVEAMERCELLEIPFEHLQKTLDEDKELALKFYKSITTYLVKRMRLLTHDLAYARELKKRYS; encoded by the coding sequence ATGCAACATTCAATTGAAGAAATTCTGCAAGGCATTTATCTTTTTTCCAGTTTCTCCAAAGATGATCTTTCAAAGCTTGCGGAAAAAACAAAATACAAGGTCTTAGAGCAAGGTGAATCGGTTTACCAAGAGGGAAACGAAGCAAAGGCCTTTTACGTCGTTATGTACGGAACTCTTAAAATTCTGACTTCAACCGAAAAAGGAACCGATGTAAATGTGACAACGATTGCAACGGGAGATCATTTCGGGGAATTTCCATTTTTAGATCAGGGGAAACGCGCTGGAACGGTAGAAGCGATGGAACGCTGCGAATTGTTGGAAATTCCTTTTGAACATTTGCAAAAAACTTTGGACGAAGATAAGGAATTAGCGCTAAAATTCTATAAGAGCATTACGACTTACCTTGTAAAAAGGATGAGATTACTCACCCACGATCTCGCATACGCGAGAGAACTTAAAAAACGTTATTCTTAA
- a CDS encoding alpha/beta fold hydrolase, whose protein sequence is MKTALTRIVLLFLLFSLAFVSCSGTLVQLGFGYERWKSNLEKKELKQTPWNWVYLEGGKGKEKILLVHGFGADKDSWTRFAAGLTKQYDVIAVDLPGFGENERLPDQGYSIVQQAERLDQFTKAIGWDKFHIVGNSMGGCISGVFAAKYPEKILSLGLFAPSGIDSPEKSELSKNMEKGKNNLIVSNADEFEELMKFLFVTPPKVPSILKGYFAERAIKNAEFNKIVFKDIRKGFPLQENMKSIKSKTLILWGDTDRVLSVSGAGVLEKGIAHSEKVILKNVGHVPMMEKPVEVANIYLDFLKR, encoded by the coding sequence ATGAAAACCGCTTTGACTCGTATCGTTCTTCTATTCTTGCTATTTAGCTTAGCCTTTGTTTCCTGCTCGGGAACGCTTGTCCAATTAGGATTCGGATATGAGCGTTGGAAATCCAACCTCGAGAAGAAGGAGTTAAAACAAACTCCTTGGAATTGGGTTTACTTGGAAGGCGGTAAGGGCAAAGAAAAGATTTTATTGGTTCACGGCTTCGGTGCGGATAAGGATAGTTGGACTCGGTTTGCCGCAGGGTTGACGAAGCAATACGACGTTATCGCAGTGGATTTGCCCGGCTTCGGAGAGAACGAAAGACTGCCGGATCAAGGGTATTCGATCGTTCAACAAGCCGAACGATTGGATCAATTTACGAAAGCTATCGGATGGGATAAATTTCATATCGTTGGAAATTCCATGGGAGGATGTATATCAGGAGTATTTGCCGCCAAATACCCGGAGAAAATCCTTTCTCTCGGCCTATTCGCTCCTAGCGGGATCGATAGTCCGGAAAAAAGCGAGCTCTCTAAAAATATGGAGAAGGGAAAAAATAATCTAATTGTCAGCAATGCCGACGAGTTCGAAGAATTAATGAAGTTCCTATTCGTGACTCCTCCCAAGGTGCCTTCGATTCTAAAAGGGTATTTCGCCGAAAGAGCGATTAAAAACGCCGAGTTTAATAAAATCGTATTTAAAGATATTCGCAAGGGATTTCCGCTTCAGGAAAATATGAAATCGATAAAATCGAAGACATTGATCCTTTGGGGGGATACTGATCGCGTTCTCAGCGTATCAGGAGCGGGCGTTTTGGAAAAGGGGATTGCACATTCCGAGAAGGTGATTTTAAAAAACGTGGGGCATGTCCCGATGATGGAAAAGCCGGTTGAAGTCGCTAATATCTATTTGGATTTTCTTAAGAGATAG
- a CDS encoding response regulator → MSPTQETDTSTTTRTLRILIAEDDHINQVIAKRMFQKSGYEVEIVSNGLEVLTAIRQKKYDIIYLDLIMPDLGGFETARRLRMEFKESPEPPWIVALTAMSLADEFEEYLESGMDSFISKPYKLEDIRDSINDYLLRKSK, encoded by the coding sequence ATGAGCCCAACTCAAGAAACGGATACTTCAACGACTACTCGAACGCTTCGGATTCTCATTGCAGAAGACGATCATATCAACCAGGTCATTGCGAAAAGGATGTTTCAGAAATCCGGGTACGAAGTCGAAATCGTAAGTAACGGGCTGGAAGTATTAACCGCAATTCGCCAAAAGAAATACGATATCATTTATCTCGACCTTATTATGCCTGATTTGGGCGGATTCGAAACCGCCCGCAGATTACGCATGGAATTCAAGGAATCACCCGAACCCCCTTGGATCGTCGCCCTAACGGCCATGTCCTTAGCCGATGAATTCGAGGAGTATTTGGAATCGGGAATGGATTCCTTCATTTCGAAGCCGTATAAATTGGAAGATATTCGCGATTCGATAAATGACTATCTCTTAAGAAAATCCAAATAG